In the genome of Quercus robur chromosome 3, dhQueRobu3.1, whole genome shotgun sequence, one region contains:
- the LOC126720035 gene encoding protein SRC2 homolog, with amino-acid sequence MEVYSPLEITIKSATDLENVNHALKMEVCAVVSICGSDNYNLNSTEQRTPVDTDGHSNPKWNFFAKFNIDIVAAQQNQLALVIKLKSVNLSKPNGEDDIGEVNVPIKNLLDTFGHAEEDEKNVSYPVKTMAGALRGELIFSFKLGKPSSTEYQHVVRDPGYYGFLHSVYTVPPHAAQPPHPLYGPTVPPPYPPYGLAAPRPYPPYGPAAPRPYPPCGLAAPSPYPPYGPAAPPPYPLYGHAAPPPYPPYGQAAPPPYPVPYGQAAPPPYPVAHEQTAPQMQPQNKPNLLAQLGIGVAAAVLSGAAQVGIGALFSG; translated from the coding sequence ATGGAGGTTTACAGTCCTTTGGAAATTACAATTAAGTCAGCCACGGATTTGGAGAACGTGAATCATGCTTTGAAAATGGAAGTGTGCGCCGTGGTTTCGATTTGCGGCAGTGACAATTATAATCTAAATTCGACGGAGCAAAGAACACCGGTGGACACAGACGGTCATTCAAACCCGAAATGGAACTTCTTCGCTAAGTTCAACATTGACATAGTTGCAGCACAGCAGAACCAGCTCGCCCTCGTCATCAAGCTAAAGTCGGTTAACTTATCGAAACCAAATGGCGAAGACGACATTGGTGAAGTCAATGTGCCCATCAAGAATCTTCTGGACACTTTTGGCCAcgcagaagaagatgaaaaaaatgtGAGTTACCCTGTGAAAACCATGGCTGGGGCGCTCAGAGGAGAACTAATATTTTCGTTCAAGTTGGGGAAGCCAAGTTCTACTGAGTATCAACATGTTGTTCGAGATCCAGGTTATTATGGATTTTTACACTCTGTGTATACAGTTCCACCGCACGCAGCTCAGCCACCACATCCACTGTATGGGCCCACAGTTCCGCCTCCATATCCACCGTATGGCCTCGCAGCTCCGAGACCATATCCACCATATGGACCCGCAGCTCCGAGACCATATCCACCATGTGGGCTCGCAGCTCCATCTCCATATCCACCATATGGGCCAGCAGCTCCACCACCATATCCACTGTATGGCCACGCAGCTCCGCCTCCATATCCACCGTATGGCCAAGCAGCTCCGCCTCCATATCCAGTACCGTATGGCCAAGCAGCTCCGCCTCCATATCCAGTAGCGCATGAACAAACAGCTCCGCAGATGCAGCCTCAGAATAAGCCTAACTTACTGGCTCAGTTGGGAATAGGTGTCGCAGCTGCAGTGTTGAGTGGGGCTGCCCAGGTGGGAATCGGTGCTCTTTTCTCTGGGTAG
- the LOC126719200 gene encoding protein SRC2-like, whose amino-acid sequence MSHRTLDISSISAKDLKLKKVSCFSNKMGLYATVSINGSSNSSEQKTPIDKNGGSNPIWNSPMKFIINDVPAAQQTIVVKLKAKRIIRDKVIGRVRVPMKELLDNYGDSKGENHISYTVVTPSGKAKGVLDLRLKFGELVNYPTGPGHGVVDVYQHPPTPAYGGYPPPAPAYGGGYPPALAYGGGYPPAPAYGGAYVPAPGYGPYSYMPYTAPAAPVQQPHQRVIPGLVAAGVEAVIFGAVKGLVTDTFFGDGNGFNF is encoded by the coding sequence ATGAGCCACCGCACTTTGGATATCTCTAGCATTTCAGCCAAGGACTTGAAGTTGAAGAAAGTGAGTTGTTTCTCCAACAAGATGGGCTTGTATGCCACCGTTTCTATTAACGGTTCCAGCAACTCCTCTGAGCAAAAGACACCGATTGACAAAAACGGAGGCAGCAATCCAATATGGAACTCTCCCATGAAGTTCATCATCAACGATGTTCCTGCAGCCCAGCAGACCATTGTGGTGAAGCTCAAGGCCAAGAGGATCATCCGAGACAAAGTTATTGGCCGAGTCCGTGTGCCCATGAAGGAACTGTTGGATAATTATGGTGATTCAAAGGGTGAAAATCATATCAGCTATACTGTTGTTACCCCCAGTGGGAAGGCCAAAGGGGTACTGGACCTTCGGTTGAAGTTTGGGGAGCTGGTAAATTATCCAACTGGACCTGGTCATGGGGTTGTGGATGTATATCAACACCCACCTACACCTGCTTATGGCGGGTACCCACCACCTGCACCTGCTTATGGCGGCGGATACCCGCCTGCTCTGGCTTATGGTGGTGGGTACCCGCCTGCACCGGCTTATGGGGGAGCTTATGTTCCTGCACCTGGATATGGTCCTTATAGTTATATGCCATACACTGCTCCGGCTGCACCGGTGCAGCAGCCACATCAACGTGTCATTCCTGGCCTTGTGGCGGCCGGGGTTGAAGCGGTGATCTTTGGTGCAGTCAAGGGCTTAGTCACCGATACTTTTTTTGGTGATGGTAATGGTTTCAATTTTTGA